In Polyangiaceae bacterium, the sequence AGCTGCTGCCGGAGCATCCCACGGCGCTGGCCGCGGAGGTGCTCGTGTTGGAGCGGCTCGGCGATTTCGCGGGTGCGGCCCAAGCCTTGGAAGCGATCGCTGCCAGTAGCCTGGTGCAACAACATCAGCTGGAGGCCTGGCACGCCGCTGCCTGCCTCTGGCTCGACAAAGTCGAAGACGCAGACCGTGGGCTTGCCGCCTTGGAGAAGGCCGCCGAGATCGAACTGACCTACTCGGATCTCTTCGAGCGCCTCCGCGCTCAGTACGTAGCCCGAGAAGATCGCAGCCGCCTTGCCAGCTTGCTGGAGCGGCGCCTCGACCAGACCGACGACCCCGAAGAGCGCGTGGCCTTGGAGGTCACCCGCGGACGCGCGCTGGCGGCAGTGGGCGACCGCGAAGCGGCCCGGACGGCGCTTGCAGCTGCCCTGGACGAGAACCCAGACCACGTCGACGCTTTGGACGCCTTCGCGGATTTGTCGGTGCAGGAAAGCGACTGGGAAGGCGCGGAACAATCGCTCATTCGCCTCGCGCGCTCCGTGAATGATTCGGGCCGCGAGGTGGAGATCTACCGACGCTTGGGCGCGCTGTACGATGAGCAGCTGCCCAATCCGCAACGCGCGGAGCTGGCGTACAAGGAAATCCTCAAGCGCGTCCCCAGTGACGTGCTCGCTCAGCAGAGTCTGGTCTTCGTCTACGGGCGCCTGGGCGAGCGCGACAAGGCCGTCGAGATGGCGACCGAACTCGTCAACGAGGCGGCGACCCCCGACGACAAGCGCGACCGCACCTTGGCCTTGGCACGAGTCTACGAAGAAGTCCTCGAAGACAAGCGCAAGGCCGAGACCACCCTCGACCGCGCGCGCAAGACCTGGCCACAAGACGGCGCGGTGCTGAAAGCACTGGCCGAGTTCTATCAGCGGCATGGGGAGAACACGGCACTCAACGTGCTTTTGGACCGCGCGGCCAACGACGCTCGGCGTGCGCTGAGCACCGGACGTTTCGATCCCGGGCTGTTCTCGCAGCTGGCCACGGTCGCGGAGCTCCGCGGCGGAGCCGGCGCAGCTCAGGTCGCGCACGCCACCCTGGCTGCCATCGAAGGGCGAGTCGAGCCATTGATGGGCGCCGGTGCAGGCGCCGCGGATCCGAAGCTGGACGAGTTGATGGCGCCCGAGCTGCTCACCTTGCCCATGCGCGCGCTGCTGAAGAAGAGCGCCGATGCGCTCGATGCGGCCTACGCCGTCGACCCCAAGACCATGCGGGCCGCGCCACTTCCTCAAGAGTCGGCACAGATCCAGCGCGAGATCGAACAACTCGCCGCCCGTTTCGGCATCGCCGGCATGGAAGTCCTCGTCTCACCGACGATCGGTGCGCAGGCACTGCCCATGTCCACCATGCCACCACGTTTGATCGTGGGCACGGAGCTGCTGAGCCACTCGGATCCGGCACAACGCGACTTCCTGTTGGTGCGCGCCTTGAAGATCATCCAAGCCAACGCTTGCACTCTCTCGCGAACGTCACCCATCGACCTGTGGCCCACGCTGGCTGGCTATCTCTCGATCTTCGCCCCCAACTGGCAGGCGCCCAACGTCGACGCGCGCAAGCAGGGTGAGGCGCGCGAGCGAATTCAGCGCGCCATCACGCGTCGCCTCGACGACGACGTGCCCGTGCTGGCCCTCGAAGTCATCGGTTCCATCGGCAATCGAGCGTCCCAGGTCGCCACCGCTATCCATCAATGGGGTGACCGCGTGGGCCTATTGGCAGTGGGCAGCCCTGCCACGGCCTTCGACGCCATCGCCTTGAGCGCTGGTCATCCCCCGCCCCCCGAGTCCGGTGCCGATCGCGTGAAGTGGATTCTACGCAACCCCGAGGCACGGGACTTGGCTGTGTTCAGTGTGAGCGAGCAGTACGCCGCGGCGCGGCGCCAGATCGGCGTCGACGGCTAGCGAGCAGCTCGGCGCTGCTACTCGACGTCGAAGGTCACCGTTTCCTGGTGGCCCGCGGCGGATAGCAGCAAGCGGTGCGCCCCTGGGGTCAGCGGCACATTCGGCTCGCCGCGCCCCAAGGGACGACCGTCGAAGAACAGACGATAGGTTCCTTCGTTGCCACTGACGCGAACGAAGAGCCGCTGCTGACCGACCGCCAGGGACGGATCCCTCACGAACCGCGCGCCATCGAAGGGAAACGTGATCCGCGCACGCACCTCGGGTAGGCGCGCTTGCGGACAGCGGGGACTGACAGCGCTGGGTGCGAGGGGACGCCCAGCACGAAGCGCCCAGGCCCGGTAGCGTGCGGCGTGCGCCTCCACGACGCGGCGCTCCGCCCCGGGACACCCAGCGGCCGACAGCAGACCGTCGCGCTCGTCCACCCAGACTTCCTGGTGCAGATCGCAGCGGGCCAGGGGCAGCTGCGCCTTGGCGAACTTCTCACGCACTACGTGAGGACAGTGGGGCCCGGGAACGAGGCCGCTTTGTTCGCATACGTCGACGGCGACTAGCGGGACACTCGTGCTCTCCACGCTCGGGTCCCGACCGCGCATGGCCGCCAGCATGACCTCGCGAAAGAGCGGGCCAGCGCCGGTGATGCCACTCGTGTGGAGCATGGGACGACCGTCGAAGTTGCCCACCCACACCGCGACGGTCACGGCGCCGCTGCTTCCCACGGTCAAGTTGTCACGATGCCCCTTGCTGGTGCCGGTCTTCGCCGCCACTGGAAAAGGGAATTCCAGGACGTTGCCACGGCCAAACGCCGAGGCGCGCGCAACGGGGTCCGACAACATGTCGAACAAGAGCGCCGCCGTTTCGGGCCGCAGCACTTGCTCCGCCGCTCCTGGCGCGCGCGCTTCCTCGTCACCTAGCGCGTGACGAAATCGACTCCACTGCCGCAGTGGGCGAAGTCGCCCACGCTGAGCCAGGGCGGAGTAGGCACGCGCCAACTCGTGCAGACGCACTTCGCCGTCACCCAGCGCAATGGCGGCTCCGTAGTAGTTCGCATCGCGGTCCAAGGACTGAAAACCGACGCGATGCAGCGTTCGCAGCACCCGAGGCGGGCCCGCCTTGGCCGCCACCGCAACGGCCGGCACGTTCAGAGAGGCCGAAAGCGCTTCACGCAGGCGCACCGGTCCGTGGAAGCGACGATCGTAGTTACGCGGCGTGTAGTCGCCCTGGGCGGTTGCCAGGTGCAGCTCGATGTCCGGAAGAACGCTCGCCGCCGTGAAGCCGAGCTCCTCGATCGCAGCCGCGTAGACGAAGGGTTTGAGCGCAGATCCGGGCTGGCGCAATGCGTTCACGCCGTCATTGTGCCCCAGCGCCTCGTCGTCGAAAGTGCGGGGCGAGCCGACGTAGGCCAGGACGTCACCACTGGCGTTGTCCAGCACCAACACTGATGCCGCCGTCACGTCGTGGTCGGTCAGCCCATCCACTGCGTCCCGCGTCAAGCGCTCGACTTCGCGCTGCAGCCCCAGGTCCAAGGTCGTCGTCACCTCGTCGACATCGCCGGGCAGTTCGCGCGCGAGCTGCACCAAGAAGTGGTGGGCTCCGCTTTCCACCGGGCGCGGCTGAAGCACCAGCGGAGTCGCAAGGGCAGCGGAGATGGCATCCGACGCAGCCCCGTGGGCGTCCGCCAGTCGGCCCAGCACGCGGTCTCGTCGGCGGAGGGCGAGCTCGTGGCGGCGCGACGGATCGTAGAGGGTCGGTCCGCGGATCATTCCCGCCAGCGTCGCCGCCTCCGCCAAGGACAGCGCGGAAGCCGGCTTGTCGAAGTAGAAACGACTCGCAGCCGCAATGCCACGGACGTTCGGGCCGAAATCGACGCGGTTGACGTACTGCTCCAGGATCTGCCGCTTGCCCAAGGACAGCTCGAGGCGCAAGGCCAGCCGC encodes:
- the pbpC gene encoding penicillin-binding protein 1C, with the protein product MTSFRRLRSSALVGCLLVLALGSLAVLLTPLPAELRPEEQPAVGTRFLDRHGRLIRTARLEGGARAEWVRVDELSPTTIAAVLAAEDKRFFQHPGIDPIATVRALGQLVWHRRTVSGGSTLTQQLARTLQPRPRTLGGKLREARLALRLELSLGKRQILEQYVNRVDFGPNVRGIAAASRFYFDKPASALSLAEAATLAGMIRGPTLYDPSRRHELALRRRDRVLGRLADAHGAASDAISAALATPLVLQPRPVESGAHHFLVQLARELPGDVDEVTTTLDLGLQREVERLTRDAVDGLTDHDVTAASVLVLDNASGDVLAYVGSPRTFDDEALGHNDGVNALRQPGSALKPFVYAAAIEELGFTAASVLPDIELHLATAQGDYTPRNYDRRFHGPVRLREALSASLNVPAVAVAAKAGPPRVLRTLHRVGFQSLDRDANYYGAAIALGDGEVRLHELARAYSALAQRGRLRPLRQWSRFRHALGDEEARAPGAAEQVLRPETAALLFDMLSDPVARASAFGRGNVLEFPFPVAAKTGTSKGHRDNLTVGSSGAVTVAVWVGNFDGRPMLHTSGITGAGPLFREVMLAAMRGRDPSVESTSVPLVAVDVCEQSGLVPGPHCPHVVREKFAKAQLPLARCDLHQEVWVDERDGLLSAAGCPGAERRVVEAHAARYRAWALRAGRPLAPSAVSPRCPQARLPEVRARITFPFDGARFVRDPSLAVGQQRLFVRVSGNEGTYRLFFDGRPLGRGEPNVPLTPGAHRLLLSAAGHQETVTFDVE